In a genomic window of Nitrospira sp. ND1:
- a CDS encoding HD-GYP domain-containing protein, whose protein sequence is MASTKHIPIDQLTVGMFIAGLDQPWYRTPFLLHKWLVSNPDDIVQLKRHGILVVTIDTDRGLDVGAAAPPAPATAPPPDEPPPVSVEAAVPQESAQVPQAAVAAAAYRESMAAVERVFSDLEAGNPPKIAALKPIVSRLLEQIVAQPEAMLIQFCLDKVRRFDATLANHGMDVCVLTLILAVENGCAEADLESLGLGALLHDIGYVRLPRNLYRKTTPLTDQEQILMKQHPQLAATVLTQVGSIPDAVSRIILQHHEYQDGSGFPQHLKQEAVSMLAQLVGLADTYDDLVSARHGRPPLLPHDAIRQLFVLGAKGRYEKTLVEVAIKALGVYPLGSLIKLNTNECALVVGLNHEDRLRPRIRIIKGAEGHSQQEPFEVDLQNQPPDQPTRTILRALDPKLEQVDLPQYLEPAVGARS, encoded by the coding sequence ATGGCCTCGACAAAGCACATCCCCATCGATCAACTCACCGTCGGCATGTTTATCGCCGGTTTGGATCAGCCTTGGTACCGCACTCCGTTTCTCCTCCATAAGTGGCTGGTTTCAAATCCCGACGACATCGTGCAACTCAAACGCCATGGCATCCTCGTCGTCACCATCGATACTGACCGCGGGCTGGACGTCGGGGCTGCCGCCCCGCCAGCGCCGGCCACTGCGCCTCCTCCGGATGAACCGCCACCGGTAAGCGTTGAAGCCGCCGTGCCCCAGGAAAGCGCGCAAGTCCCACAGGCCGCAGTGGCTGCCGCGGCCTATCGGGAAAGCATGGCCGCCGTGGAACGCGTCTTCAGTGACCTCGAAGCGGGTAACCCGCCGAAGATCGCGGCCCTCAAGCCGATCGTGAGCAGGCTACTGGAGCAGATCGTGGCACAGCCGGAAGCGATGCTGATCCAGTTCTGTCTGGATAAAGTCCGACGATTTGACGCCACCCTCGCCAATCATGGCATGGATGTGTGCGTGCTCACCCTCATTCTTGCCGTGGAAAACGGCTGTGCGGAAGCCGACCTGGAATCTCTTGGACTGGGGGCTCTGCTTCATGACATCGGCTATGTGCGACTCCCGCGCAACCTGTATCGGAAAACCACTCCGCTGACCGATCAGGAGCAGATCCTCATGAAGCAACACCCTCAATTGGCGGCCACCGTACTGACTCAAGTGGGCTCGATCCCCGATGCGGTCTCCCGCATTATCCTGCAACATCATGAATATCAGGACGGGAGCGGGTTTCCTCAACACCTGAAGCAGGAAGCTGTCTCCATGCTGGCGCAACTGGTGGGGTTGGCGGACACCTATGACGATTTAGTCAGCGCGCGACATGGCCGTCCGCCCCTGCTGCCTCACGATGCAATTCGGCAGCTCTTCGTGCTTGGAGCGAAAGGCCGTTACGAGAAGACGCTGGTGGAAGTCGCCATCAAGGCCCTGGGCGTCTACCCTCTCGGGAGCCTCATCAAGCTCAATACGAATGAATGCGCCCTGGTCGTCGGTCTGAATCATGAAGACCGTTTGCGGCCACGTATTCGAATTATCAAGGGGGCTGAAGGGCACAGCCAACAGGAGCCGTTTGAAGTCGACCTTCAAAACCAACCGCCCGACCAACCGACCCGCACCATTCTTCGGGCATTGGATCCAAAGCTGGAACAGGTCGATCTCCCGCAATATCTTGAACCTGCCGTAGGTGCTCGCTCGTGA
- a CDS encoding response regulator produces MLWDAVPLGICLLAAEQTVIFVNRTAARLFGRSPAACTGQALSDLIGQRLDLSDSLRATGIVKLADGPLPPAGQATRADESDAGNSTVIEWQHLRISGIPSVATLMTLRDVSREVELEKDRDRLAEVAEESPYPIVEIDRHGNLVYANPAMADVLGRFGYDLAGKPDILPDNLPALVATCLLEGRTLTSQEVVRGDACYSWTLCPVPGHGLVRAFATDLSEVHATHRALNETADRLRESNRQLDQALQQAQTAARAKSSFLAMITHELRTPMNGVIGMASLLLETPLTEEQRSFTNTIQQCGEAQLSLINDVLECSKIEAGKLELEHLDFHLRTTVEDVLSQFAERAQRKGLEITGLVHAAVPNALRGDPGRLRQVLTNFVGNAIKFTERGEVTLQAFLERDSPSEVIIKFEVTDSGIGISEDVQSRLFQAFTQADSSTTRKYGGTGLGLAISKQLVELMGGQVGLRSQPGQGTTFWCTARFQKQAVCAPAIVPSVELSGRRILIVDDNESNRTILHHLVSGWGMQDGQARHADEAIQMLEQAAAQGRPYDAAVLDMLMPGKDGLQLAQDIRTHPQGAGVRLIVLTSLIQPGHAERARRAGFTAYLTKPVRHDQLQGCLRVVFGLQGSATATVPGVETGPTIAPTLITRHTLAEQRARPRILVAEDNVVNQKLAVRMLERLGYQPDIVSNGQEAVAAFERGLYAAIVMDCQMPTMDGYEATRRIREQEQQSDASGTRAHIPIIALTANAMPGDRERCKAVGMDDYLSKPVKTDDLGRLLQRWAPLATPDHAPAPTPPREMTKTDARVFDASTMLVNIGGDVDLFDQLIRLFLERHRIMVQEIEAAIKQADGVALERAAHSLKGTAGNLCAPEVVLLASQLEANGRLGTLAEAPALFAQLERTVQQLVAVLERQITPADPAQSR; encoded by the coding sequence TTGCTGTGGGATGCTGTGCCGCTCGGCATCTGTCTTCTGGCGGCCGAGCAAACGGTTATTTTCGTGAATCGAACCGCCGCTCGTCTTTTCGGGCGATCCCCGGCGGCCTGTACGGGACAAGCGCTATCGGACCTCATCGGTCAGCGCCTCGATCTGAGCGACTCGCTTCGGGCCACGGGGATCGTGAAACTGGCTGACGGGCCGCTTCCCCCCGCCGGCCAGGCGACGAGAGCTGACGAAAGCGACGCCGGCAATTCCACGGTGATCGAATGGCAACACCTCCGCATCTCCGGGATTCCCTCGGTCGCCACGTTGATGACCCTGCGCGATGTGTCACGCGAAGTCGAATTGGAGAAAGACCGTGACCGTCTGGCCGAAGTGGCCGAGGAAAGTCCCTATCCGATTGTGGAAATCGACCGGCACGGAAATCTGGTCTATGCGAATCCGGCCATGGCAGACGTACTCGGTCGCTTCGGATACGACCTTGCAGGCAAGCCGGACATCCTTCCGGATAACCTTCCCGCTCTTGTCGCGACCTGCTTACTGGAGGGACGGACCTTGACGTCCCAGGAAGTCGTGCGCGGCGACGCGTGTTATAGCTGGACTCTCTGTCCGGTACCCGGACACGGCCTCGTGCGGGCCTTTGCCACCGATCTGAGCGAAGTGCATGCAACTCACCGGGCGCTCAACGAGACCGCCGATCGCCTGCGCGAGAGCAACCGCCAGTTGGACCAGGCACTCCAGCAGGCGCAGACGGCGGCACGGGCGAAGTCGTCGTTTCTGGCGATGATCACGCACGAATTGCGCACGCCGATGAACGGCGTCATCGGGATGGCGAGCTTGTTACTGGAGACACCGTTGACCGAAGAGCAACGGTCCTTCACGAATACCATCCAGCAATGCGGAGAAGCGCAACTTTCACTGATCAACGATGTGCTCGAATGCAGCAAGATCGAGGCGGGCAAGTTGGAATTGGAACATCTCGATTTTCATCTGCGTACGACCGTTGAAGACGTGCTGTCCCAGTTCGCGGAACGGGCTCAGCGTAAAGGCCTGGAGATTACGGGCCTGGTCCATGCCGCCGTGCCGAACGCGTTGCGCGGCGACCCTGGACGGCTGCGGCAGGTGCTGACCAATTTCGTGGGCAACGCCATCAAGTTCACCGAACGCGGAGAAGTCACCCTGCAGGCGTTTCTGGAGCGCGACTCCCCTTCCGAGGTCATCATCAAGTTCGAGGTGACGGACTCCGGCATCGGCATCAGCGAAGACGTGCAGTCACGACTGTTTCAGGCTTTCACCCAAGCCGACAGTTCCACCACCAGGAAATACGGGGGGACGGGACTCGGTCTCGCCATCTCCAAACAATTGGTGGAACTCATGGGCGGCCAGGTCGGGCTACGCAGCCAACCGGGCCAGGGCACCACGTTCTGGTGCACTGCGAGATTTCAGAAGCAGGCGGTCTGTGCGCCGGCCATCGTTCCCTCGGTCGAGTTGAGCGGTCGCCGCATTCTGATTGTCGACGATAATGAGTCCAATCGCACCATTCTTCATCATCTGGTATCAGGCTGGGGTATGCAGGACGGCCAGGCGCGCCATGCCGATGAAGCCATTCAGATGCTGGAACAGGCCGCCGCACAAGGCCGGCCCTACGACGCGGCGGTGCTCGATATGCTGATGCCGGGGAAAGATGGACTCCAACTGGCCCAGGATATCAGGACCCACCCTCAAGGAGCCGGGGTTCGCTTGATTGTCTTGACCTCCCTGATTCAGCCCGGTCATGCGGAACGAGCGCGGCGCGCAGGTTTTACCGCCTATCTGACGAAGCCTGTACGCCATGACCAGCTCCAAGGTTGCCTCCGCGTCGTGTTTGGACTGCAGGGATCGGCCACCGCCACCGTTCCAGGGGTGGAGACGGGACCGACGATTGCCCCGACATTGATCACCCGCCACACCTTGGCCGAACAGCGTGCCCGCCCGCGTATCCTCGTCGCAGAAGACAACGTGGTGAACCAGAAGCTGGCCGTCCGTATGTTGGAACGCCTCGGCTATCAGCCGGACATCGTGTCCAACGGCCAGGAAGCCGTAGCGGCGTTTGAGCGGGGGCTCTATGCCGCGATCGTCATGGACTGCCAGATGCCGACGATGGATGGATATGAGGCGACCCGCCGGATTCGAGAACAGGAACAACAGTCCGACGCATCCGGCACCCGTGCCCATATCCCCATCATTGCGCTGACGGCGAACGCCATGCCGGGAGACCGCGAGCGCTGCAAAGCCGTCGGCATGGATGACTATCTCTCCAAACCGGTGAAGACGGACGATCTCGGCAGACTCTTGCAGCGGTGGGCTCCCCTAGCGACCCCCGACCATGCGCCGGCCCCGACGCCTCCCCGTGAAATGACGAAGACCGATGCCCGCGTATTTGACGCGAGCACGATGTTGGTCAATATCGGCGGCGATGTGGATTTGTTCGATCAATTGATTCGTCTGTTCCTGGAGCGCCACCGGATTATGGTCCAGGAGATCGAAGCGGCCATCAAGCAGGCTGACGGAGTCGCTCTTGAACGGGCGGCTCATAGCCTCAAAGGCACGGCAGGTAATTTGTGCGCACCGGAGGTGGTGCTCCTGGCAAGTCAGCTGGAGGCCAACGGACGTCTCGGGACGCTCGCCGAAGCCCCTGCCCTATTCGCCCAGCTCGAACGTACGGTTCAGCAACTGGTTGCGGTGCTGGAGCGCCAGATCACACCAGCCGACCCGGCTCAGTCGCGCTAG
- the fliW gene encoding flagellar assembly protein FliW, translated as MKCQSTRFGTFEVNDDTLLVFPSGILGFPEWSKYVLLDHDTEAPFKWLQCVEEPQLAFVILDPDFFKPDYQIEVSLDALIEIQKQDSDELSVVTILTIPSDDPTAVTANLRGPLVMNHRTRLCKQLVLSEDWPTRYPLFSAPPAQRPTPTAPLQATAG; from the coding sequence ATGAAGTGTCAGTCGACCAGGTTCGGGACTTTTGAGGTAAATGACGACACGCTCCTGGTGTTTCCTTCCGGTATTCTGGGCTTTCCGGAATGGAGCAAGTACGTGCTGCTCGATCACGATACCGAGGCCCCGTTCAAGTGGCTGCAATGTGTCGAAGAACCCCAGCTGGCCTTCGTCATCCTGGATCCTGACTTCTTCAAGCCCGATTATCAGATCGAGGTGTCGTTGGATGCGCTCATCGAAATTCAAAAGCAGGACAGCGATGAACTGTCCGTCGTCACGATCTTGACCATTCCTTCAGATGATCCCACTGCCGTGACGGCCAATTTGCGGGGACCGCTGGTCATGAATCACCGGACCAGGCTCTGCAAGCAATTAGTCCTCTCGGAGGATTGGCCGACTCGATATCCTCTCTTTTCCGCTCCCCCCGCACAACGCCCCACTCCAACGGCTCCGCTTCAGGCGACAGCCGGCTAA
- a CDS encoding rod-binding protein, producing MSSQLDLAKMATPQPLGFRGPAEQGPAGDKARAALHKAGQEFEAYFISYLIKNMRETVPKGLLDRKSEQVWYSFYDQEIAKLSTEAGGIGITAFVDAYAEKLP from the coding sequence ATGTCCAGCCAATTGGATCTGGCCAAAATGGCGACTCCGCAGCCGCTCGGATTCCGCGGTCCGGCCGAACAGGGGCCGGCAGGGGACAAGGCCCGCGCGGCGCTCCATAAAGCCGGGCAGGAGTTTGAAGCGTATTTCATCTCGTATCTTATTAAAAATATGAGGGAAACTGTTCCGAAGGGACTCCTGGACCGGAAAAGCGAGCAGGTCTGGTACTCCTTTTACGATCAAGAGATAGCCAAATTGTCCACAGAAGCAGGGGGGATCGGCATTACGGCATTCGTCGATGCCTATGCGGAAAAACTTCCCTAA
- the flgL gene encoding flagellar hook-associated protein FlgL, translating into MRVADQQMYGILLGNLQRSRLQMLTSQEQISSQKRVTNPADDPSAFGQIVLDKSALSQTTQWVRNINFGTSRVNAADQALGQVQNLITRVRELTIQASSDTTSAEGRQSIAKEVRQLQRQLVQLGNTEVAGQAIFGGTKTDVQPFTITSGDTVAYQGNSETQSIAVGENQTVQILVPGSSIFTGSTTNMFDSLRDLLTALESNNRSGIQAGLGNLDLATAQISDVQGTVGALANRLQVTHDALDTATLTITKSISDNQDADLATAITQLRLQEVAVQAASETFTKIFDSSLINYLR; encoded by the coding sequence ATGAGAGTCGCCGACCAACAAATGTACGGAATCCTGCTCGGCAATCTTCAACGCTCCCGGTTGCAGATGCTCACCTCGCAGGAACAAATTTCCAGCCAAAAACGGGTCACCAATCCAGCGGACGATCCGAGCGCATTCGGACAGATCGTGCTCGACAAGTCCGCGCTTTCGCAGACGACGCAGTGGGTTCGCAATATCAATTTCGGGACCTCACGTGTGAATGCCGCCGATCAGGCCTTGGGACAGGTCCAGAACCTGATCACCAGAGTGCGGGAGCTGACCATTCAGGCCAGCAGCGACACGACGTCCGCAGAAGGGCGTCAGAGCATCGCCAAAGAGGTCCGGCAGCTTCAGCGCCAGCTGGTTCAACTCGGCAACACGGAAGTGGCGGGGCAGGCGATCTTCGGCGGTACGAAGACGGATGTGCAGCCCTTCACGATCACATCAGGAGATACGGTCGCCTATCAGGGCAACAGCGAGACCCAGTCCATCGCGGTCGGTGAAAATCAAACCGTGCAGATCCTCGTGCCGGGAAGCAGCATCTTCACCGGATCGACGACCAACATGTTCGATTCGTTGCGGGACCTCCTCACGGCTCTGGAAAGCAACAATCGCTCCGGTATTCAAGCCGGACTGGGAAATCTGGATTTGGCGACGGCTCAAATCAGCGATGTACAGGGCACCGTCGGCGCTCTCGCCAACCGCCTCCAGGTCACGCACGACGCCTTGGACACGGCCACCTTGACCATCACAAAATCCATCTCAGACAATCAGGATGCGGACCTTGCCACGGCCATTACGCAACTCCGCCTCCAGGAAGTCGCCGTGCAGGCCGCCAGTGAAACCTTCACCAAAATTTTCGACTCGTCGTTGATCAACTATCTCCGCTGA
- the flgK gene encoding flagellar hook-associated protein FlgK — MSGLNGLFGIGSNALATFQRALSVTGQNIANVSTPGYSRQEITLSESLPENGQPGQIGTGVTATEIRRSVDSFVERQLLSSNERVGQFGASQKALSQIQLVFNDANDQGIAAGLNEFFKAWQDVATNPADLTARTVLLTKADGLTKLLNQADAQLSAQRTSLDGQVQSSINDVNALASKIADLNSQIKLTEISGQHANDLRDQRGRFLNDLAGLVEISSIEDATGQVTVFVGIGQVLVAEKTAYTLTGVANVANNGLLDVRYDGGTGPNTDITSAISGGRLKGLIDARDTTAAGLQTSLNTLTSQLVSQVNTQHRLGYGLDGSTTQDFFTASGTAAGTISLALTDRQKIAASSTAAGVPGNNVNALALSNLQTASVAGLGNTTFQGYYSAMAGSFGATLQGATRDLQGQEILHDQLLAHRAEVSGVSMDEELINLLKYQRAFEAASKLITTSDEMLQTILTLKR, encoded by the coding sequence ATGTCGGGACTCAATGGATTATTCGGCATCGGTTCCAATGCGCTGGCCACCTTCCAGCGCGCCCTGTCCGTCACAGGCCAGAATATCGCGAACGTCAGCACCCCGGGCTACTCCCGGCAAGAGATCACCCTCAGCGAAAGCCTGCCCGAGAATGGTCAGCCGGGTCAGATCGGAACCGGCGTCACGGCCACTGAAATCCGCCGCTCCGTCGATAGCTTTGTGGAACGTCAATTGTTAAGTTCCAACGAGCGGGTGGGGCAGTTCGGAGCTTCACAGAAAGCGCTCTCGCAAATTCAATTGGTCTTCAACGATGCGAACGACCAAGGCATCGCGGCGGGACTCAATGAATTCTTCAAGGCCTGGCAGGATGTCGCCACCAATCCTGCAGATCTGACGGCCCGTACGGTGCTGCTGACAAAAGCCGATGGATTGACCAAACTCTTGAACCAGGCCGACGCACAACTGTCGGCTCAACGCACCTCCCTCGATGGCCAGGTGCAGAGCAGCATTAACGACGTCAATGCCCTGGCGAGCAAGATTGCCGATCTCAACAGCCAGATCAAGCTGACAGAGATCAGCGGCCAGCACGCCAATGATTTACGCGATCAACGCGGTCGCTTTCTCAACGACCTTGCCGGCCTGGTCGAGATCTCCTCGATTGAGGACGCGACCGGACAGGTGACGGTATTCGTGGGAATTGGGCAGGTGCTGGTCGCTGAGAAGACAGCCTACACACTGACCGGTGTCGCGAACGTCGCCAATAACGGGCTCCTGGATGTGCGCTACGATGGGGGAACCGGACCCAATACGGATATCACGTCGGCGATCAGCGGCGGCCGCCTCAAGGGTTTGATCGACGCGCGTGACACGACCGCAGCCGGTCTGCAGACATCGCTCAATACCCTCACCTCTCAACTCGTCTCGCAGGTCAACACCCAGCATCGCCTGGGGTACGGTCTGGATGGATCCACGACGCAGGACTTCTTCACGGCCTCAGGGACCGCGGCCGGCACCATCAGCCTGGCCCTGACCGATCGACAGAAGATCGCGGCCTCATCGACGGCCGCCGGCGTGCCCGGCAACAATGTGAATGCCCTGGCGTTAAGCAATCTGCAAACGGCCTCGGTGGCGGGATTGGGCAATACGACCTTTCAGGGATACTACAGCGCGATGGCCGGCAGCTTCGGAGCGACCCTGCAGGGAGCCACACGCGATCTGCAAGGGCAGGAGATCCTGCACGACCAGCTGCTGGCGCACCGGGCGGAAGTGTCCGGAGTATCGATGGATGAAGAGCTCATCAATCTGTTGAAGTATCAGCGCGCATTTGAGGCAGCCTCGAAACTCATTACCACCAGCGATGAGATGCTGCAGACGATTCTGACCCTGAAGCGGTAG
- the flgN gene encoding flagellar protein FlgN → MVSTVPQPLSTASDSLLCRMLDKVTAFQALLLEEQDAIRSLSFGQFTSVTMRKTQLLDEMRELEQQRRNEATLSGSYGSPPSLKQQEADLVAAIGQTDRLNRFNAALIGQSLEFLQGTLRIWQRSPQSAALYSSSGAAVAGNGGRVRAKG, encoded by the coding sequence ATGGTGTCGACCGTACCGCAGCCACTTTCCACAGCGTCGGACTCCCTTCTTTGCCGCATGCTCGACAAGGTCACGGCCTTTCAGGCCCTGCTGCTTGAGGAGCAGGACGCCATTCGCTCCCTTTCGTTTGGACAATTCACCTCCGTGACCATGCGAAAAACTCAACTATTGGATGAGATGCGTGAATTGGAACAGCAACGCCGGAACGAAGCAACCTTGTCTGGTTCGTATGGCTCGCCGCCCTCGCTCAAGCAACAGGAGGCTGATCTCGTCGCGGCGATCGGGCAGACGGATCGGCTGAACCGGTTCAACGCCGCCCTCATCGGGCAGTCGCTCGAGTTCTTGCAAGGCACGCTCCGGATCTGGCAGCGCTCACCGCAGTCGGCGGCACTCTATTCGTCCTCGGGTGCCGCGGTCGCAGGAAACGGCGGCAGAGTGAGAGCCAAAGGATAA
- the flgM gene encoding flagellar biosynthesis anti-sigma factor FlgM, which yields MEISHNGRAADLAKILLGVQDTERTHNKKTASQGTQSQDRVQISEQAKELQRLRAAAEQPDAERDARVGQIRQSVEGGTYNVDGKKVADAIIRNVLTDAVL from the coding sequence ATGGAGATCTCACATAACGGCCGAGCGGCAGATCTCGCGAAAATCCTGTTGGGAGTTCAGGACACTGAACGGACACACAATAAGAAGACCGCGTCTCAAGGGACGCAGTCACAGGATCGTGTCCAGATTTCCGAACAGGCCAAGGAACTCCAGCGTCTGAGGGCGGCAGCGGAACAGCCGGATGCGGAGCGTGATGCCAGAGTCGGTCAAATTCGTCAGTCGGTCGAAGGGGGCACGTACAACGTGGACGGTAAGAAGGTTGCGGATGCCATCATTCGTAACGTCCTGACCGACGCAGTTCTGTAA
- the csrA gene encoding carbon storage regulator CsrA: MLVLTRRRGEGVTIGPDVRIVVLGIKGGQVRLGIEAPPNVQVHRDEVHARIQDENRIAAGPGVIPLEAFRQLSNKTGRRGG, translated from the coding sequence ATGCTGGTCTTAACACGACGCCGGGGAGAAGGCGTGACCATCGGTCCCGATGTTCGCATCGTGGTGCTCGGCATCAAAGGCGGCCAAGTCCGGCTCGGGATCGAAGCACCGCCCAATGTGCAGGTGCATCGCGATGAAGTGCATGCGAGGATCCAAGACGAAAATCGCATCGCCGCCGGGCCAGGGGTTATTCCATTGGAAGCGTTTCGTCAATTGTCGAACAAAACCGGGCGTCGTGGAGGTTGA